In Actinomadura citrea, a single window of DNA contains:
- a CDS encoding tyrosine-type recombinase/integrase encodes MPDAGLIAAGRSVPAVAVPPLLHDALNALDADLGERCVGWADSPQPGGRIRKQRVYRRRLHMLAEVLDPATLPVVVGWLSSARRTSVATRRGYCDDLLTVWAPLARELGHDRFFVGCLSTAHLQMWRARVTSRAAHPLTPRSIARYVKTLSSLHAYAAGVLDPPPPNPVSEDVRPVIDEEDPSTATPILEEDEVAAVFAAARSTAWAAAPSEASPDAPEPHPGSDRAQLRDLALVTLLYVVAGRVSEICAADVEDLQTSGDRTFLRVRRKGHQVRDLEIPPALAGLLRAYLGGRTMGPLLLDAAGRRLDRHDAVRISTRLGRAAAVLGADDLTPHVWRASRITHLLDALEQAGGEERVMAGLHHVMIYANHKDPKTTLRYWIRRSKAKKNAELASTGDRLLADLLPHWLHPDLPEQTIH; translated from the coding sequence ATGCCTGATGCCGGACTGATCGCTGCGGGCCGGTCGGTACCCGCGGTCGCTGTGCCGCCGCTGCTTCACGACGCGCTCAACGCGCTGGACGCCGACCTGGGGGAGCGGTGCGTGGGGTGGGCCGATTCCCCGCAACCGGGCGGCCGCATCCGAAAGCAACGGGTCTACCGGCGGCGGCTGCACATGCTGGCGGAGGTGTTGGACCCGGCCACTCTGCCAGTGGTGGTCGGGTGGCTGTCGTCAGCCAGGCGGACCTCGGTGGCCACCCGGCGCGGCTACTGTGACGACCTGCTGACGGTCTGGGCGCCGCTGGCCCGCGAGCTCGGCCACGACCGCTTCTTTGTCGGCTGCCTGAGCACCGCTCACCTGCAGATGTGGCGGGCCCGGGTCACCAGCCGCGCCGCGCACCCGCTCACGCCGCGCAGCATCGCCCGCTACGTCAAGACGCTGTCCAGCCTGCACGCCTACGCCGCCGGGGTGCTGGACCCGCCGCCCCCCAACCCGGTCAGCGAGGACGTCCGCCCGGTCATCGACGAGGAGGACCCCTCCACCGCGACCCCGATCCTGGAGGAGGACGAGGTCGCCGCGGTGTTCGCCGCCGCCCGGTCCACCGCATGGGCCGCCGCGCCCTCTGAAGCCTCGCCTGATGCGCCCGAGCCGCACCCCGGCTCGGACCGCGCGCAGTTGCGGGACCTGGCGCTGGTCACACTGTTGTACGTGGTGGCCGGCCGGGTCAGCGAGATCTGCGCGGCCGATGTGGAGGACCTGCAGACTTCCGGCGATCGCACCTTCCTGCGGGTGCGGCGGAAGGGGCACCAGGTCCGGGACCTGGAGATCCCGCCGGCGCTGGCCGGGCTGCTGCGCGCCTACTTGGGCGGCCGCACGATGGGCCCGCTGCTGCTCGACGCCGCCGGGCGGCGCCTGGACCGGCACGACGCCGTCCGCATCAGCACCCGGCTGGGGCGCGCCGCCGCCGTGCTGGGCGCCGACGACCTCACCCCGCACGTGTGGCGCGCCTCCCGGATCACTCACCTGCTCGACGCGCTGGAGCAGGCCGGCGGTGAGGAACGCGTCATGGCCGGCCTGCACCACGTCATGATCTACGCCAACCACAAGGACCCCAAGACCACCCTGCGCTACTGGATCCGCCGCTCCAAAGCCAAAAAGAACGCCGAACTCGCCAGCACCGGCGACCGACTCCTGGCCGACCTGCTGCCCCACTGGCTCCACCCCGACCTCCCGGAGCAGACCATCCACTGA
- a CDS encoding MarR family winged helix-turn-helix transcriptional regulator, which produces MASKTARPAYFPALAAERPDIAMCRASAYLARAADAHATRHGLGVGQHLVLKMLDTVGPCSQQVLSEELRIDRSVMVNVCDDLEQSGFVRRERNPEDRRSYAVTLTDEGRKRLAEAENTVSSYLDETFAPLTTSERAQLTALISKLMQL; this is translated from the coding sequence ATGGCGTCCAAGACCGCCCGCCCGGCGTACTTTCCGGCACTCGCGGCCGAACGTCCCGACATCGCGATGTGCCGCGCCTCGGCGTACCTGGCCCGCGCCGCCGACGCCCACGCCACCCGGCACGGCCTCGGCGTCGGCCAGCATCTGGTGCTGAAGATGCTCGACACCGTCGGCCCCTGCTCCCAGCAGGTGCTCAGCGAGGAACTGCGCATCGACCGCAGCGTCATGGTGAACGTGTGCGACGACCTGGAGCAGTCCGGGTTCGTCCGCCGCGAACGCAACCCCGAAGACCGCCGCTCCTACGCCGTCACCCTCACCGACGAGGGCCGCAAACGCCTCGCCGAGGCAGAGAACACCGTCTCCTCCTACCTGGACGAAACATTCGCCCCCCTCACCACGAGCGAACGCGCCCAGCTCACCGCCCTCATCAGCAAGCTCATGCAGCTCTGA
- a CDS encoding PhzF family phenazine biosynthesis protein: MSWPDVTVVDACVRRDGRGGSPTAVTDDDPAATDTDRRAVAAAAGTSHAAFLGPGRTPDGGRPVRFFTATAELSGCGHGTVAAQAVRLTRAALGELNDRQHTGGRTFDTVAIRRPAGIEVWFDQGLVALRHPAPDERAAIVAALGLTADDPHPTDAPRIAAPGAPRMLVPVHDRSALLRVHPHLGRLTAACRRYGLLGCFVYAPPVGDQPGAARMFAPAIGVDEDVANANSTGCLAAHLLDTTGAQTVAIEVEQGDTLGRPASVLASARRGPAGITTRVGGLAVVRDGHRGDN, from the coding sequence ATGTCCTGGCCGGATGTCACGGTGGTTGATGCCTGCGTGCGGCGCGACGGCCGGGGCGGCAGCCCCACGGCCGTCACCGACGACGACCCGGCGGCGACGGACACGGACCGGCGTGCGGTCGCTGCCGCGGCCGGCACCTCGCACGCGGCGTTCCTCGGCCCGGGGCGGACGCCGGACGGTGGCCGGCCGGTCCGGTTCTTCACCGCCACCGCCGAACTGTCCGGCTGCGGCCACGGCACCGTTGCCGCGCAGGCCGTCCGGTTGACCCGCGCCGCGCTGGGCGAGCTGAACGACCGCCAACACACCGGCGGGCGCACGTTCGACACCGTCGCGATCCGCCGCCCCGCCGGCATCGAGGTGTGGTTCGACCAGGGCCTCGTCGCGCTGCGTCACCCGGCACCGGACGAGCGCGCCGCGATCGTCGCCGCGCTCGGGCTCACCGCGGACGACCCGCATCCGACCGACGCGCCACGGATCGCCGCGCCCGGCGCACCACGCATGCTGGTACCGGTCCACGACCGGTCGGCGCTGCTCCGAGTCCACCCACACCTCGGCAGGCTGACAGCGGCGTGCCGGAGGTACGGGCTCCTCGGCTGTTTCGTGTACGCACCGCCGGTGGGCGACCAGCCCGGTGCGGCGCGGATGTTCGCGCCGGCGATCGGTGTCGACGAAGACGTCGCCAACGCCAACAGCACCGGCTGCCTGGCCGCCCACCTGCTCGACACGACAGGGGCACAGACGGTCGCGATCGAGGTGGAGCAGGGTGACACTCTCGGTCGACCGGCCAGCGTGCTCGCTTCGGCCCGACGCGGGCCGGCGGGCATCACGACCCGGGTCGGCGGGTTAGCGGTGGTCCGCGACGGACACCGAGGCGACAACTAG
- a CDS encoding MFS transporter, whose amino-acid sequence MFGTGVTSDAPGSAHVTLLFGRVADLSGRHRMLLAGMALPAAGSLVGGLATTPAMLLTGRVLQGLATAIATPAALSLLRPDRAEAMIRKRSSLSRLQQRSTQPTISSRNSSSASGTPPGPKITSRMRSSVITVLRFFFAWPSDSTASTEDPSHGNGGPFAWRLREHPKGPEQS is encoded by the coding sequence ATCTTCGGAACCGGTGTCACCTCGGACGCGCCCGGCTCGGCGCACGTCACGTTGCTGTTCGGTCGCGTGGCCGATCTGTCCGGACGGCACCGGATGCTGCTCGCGGGCATGGCGCTCCCGGCCGCGGGGTCGCTGGTCGGTGGGCTGGCAACCACACCGGCGATGCTGCTCACCGGACGCGTCCTGCAGGGCCTGGCCACGGCGATCGCCACACCGGCCGCCCTGTCGCTGCTCAGGCCGGACCGGGCGGAGGCGATGATCCGGAAAAGATCTTCCTTGTCTCGCCTGCAGCAGCGCTCGACCCAGCCGACGATCTCTTCGCGGAACAGCAGTAGCGCGAGCGGCACCCCGCCCGGTCCCAAGATCACCAGCAGGATGCGAAGTTCCGTCATCACAGTCCTCCGGTTCTTCTTTGCGTGGCCGTCCGACTCGACGGCTTCCACGGAGGACCCTTCGCATGGCAACGGAGGACCGTTCGCATGGCGTCTGCGGGAGCACCCCAAAGGCCCCGAGCAGTCATGA
- a CDS encoding MFS transporter, which yields MSDVSGTGGADSARGGPPGSDPQAAQQDLNLFRSLRNHRNYRLLMPGQGISSIGAWMQMTAQDWLVLDLTHGSGTAVGITAGLQILPALLFSLYGSVLADRYPKRRVLMVSQAVMGTLALVLGLLTVAGSVSVWNVYALAFGLGLAVTVDSPARMAFTFEVVGPRDVSNAIGLNNALFNTTMILGPAVAGVLIAAVGTGPVFLINAASFGAMELGLYLMREDELYVKDPVPRAKGQLREGLRYVRERRDLVMLMTIMLFVSAFGMNFAVTDALMSREVFHTGASSFGLVSAMMAVGGLVGSLLSARRRQPSMRGMLAAAAVFGVLVTATGLMPGYWAFVAMQLPTGMALMTFTTTAYSLTQLSAPEEMRGRVMGLYLLVITGSALIGYPLIGWLAEIFGPRSSLIIGGLASLASVVATVAFMAPAAAGLLARGTAPRP from the coding sequence ATGTCCGACGTTTCGGGCACGGGTGGAGCCGACTCCGCAAGAGGGGGCCCGCCAGGCAGCGATCCTCAAGCGGCTCAGCAGGACCTCAACCTGTTCCGCTCGCTGCGCAACCACCGCAACTACCGGTTGCTCATGCCAGGTCAGGGCATCTCCAGTATCGGCGCTTGGATGCAGATGACTGCCCAGGACTGGCTGGTGCTGGACCTGACGCACGGCAGTGGCACCGCAGTCGGCATCACGGCCGGCCTGCAGATACTGCCGGCGCTGCTGTTCAGCTTGTATGGCAGTGTCCTGGCCGACCGGTACCCCAAGCGGCGCGTCCTCATGGTCAGCCAGGCGGTGATGGGCACGCTCGCGCTGGTGCTCGGCCTGCTCACTGTTGCCGGTTCCGTCAGCGTGTGGAATGTGTACGCTCTGGCGTTCGGCCTCGGCCTGGCCGTAACGGTGGACAGCCCGGCCCGGATGGCGTTCACCTTCGAGGTGGTGGGACCCCGTGACGTGTCCAACGCCATCGGCCTGAACAACGCGCTGTTCAACACAACGATGATTCTCGGCCCGGCCGTCGCCGGCGTACTGATCGCCGCCGTCGGCACTGGTCCGGTTTTCCTCATCAACGCCGCGTCGTTCGGCGCCATGGAACTCGGGCTCTACCTCATGCGTGAGGACGAGCTGTACGTCAAGGATCCGGTGCCACGGGCAAAGGGCCAGTTGCGCGAGGGCCTGCGCTACGTCCGGGAGCGCCGCGACCTGGTCATGCTGATGACCATCATGCTGTTCGTCTCCGCGTTCGGCATGAACTTCGCGGTGACCGATGCCCTGATGAGCCGAGAGGTCTTCCACACCGGAGCCTCGTCATTCGGCCTCGTCTCGGCGATGATGGCCGTCGGCGGGCTGGTCGGCTCGCTGCTCTCCGCCCGCCGGAGGCAGCCGAGTATGCGGGGCATGCTGGCCGCAGCGGCAGTCTTCGGGGTGCTGGTAACCGCGACCGGACTGATGCCGGGCTATTGGGCTTTCGTGGCCATGCAGCTGCCGACGGGCATGGCGTTGATGACGTTCACCACAACGGCCTACTCGCTCACGCAGCTGAGCGCTCCGGAGGAGATGCGCGGCAGGGTGATGGGTCTGTACCTGCTGGTGATCACCGGGAGCGCCCTGATCGGCTATCCCCTGATCGGCTGGCTGGCCGAGATCTTCGGGCCGCGTTCGAGCCTGATCATCGGCGGCCTCGCTTCCCTGGCCTCAGTGGTGGCCACCGTCGCCTTCATGGCGCCGGCCGCCGCAGGGCTGCTCGCACGCGGAACAGCACCGCGGCCCTGA
- a CDS encoding LysR family transcriptional regulator — translation MAPDTVSLRYFLVLAQELNFTRAAARIGIAQPALSARMRRLEAELGTALLVRNTRSVVLTTAGAALAESAPPALAALDRAWDTARSAAAGELGTLRIGYSLSAGAETAPALVDRLIRGNSGLEVGAVPMATPEISPAGADGRIDAGITRGEQPGRGVRRYLLRRARIGVQLAQHHPLAEHPEIEIADAAAYPLRLPDRAANPVIHDQLSALFRDTRPHPRFHTPAVSFDMSQRDLRDGVTLAPAGEAAVTVSPAGLTWRPLRGAPSLTLHLVLPREQSPLHRRIRAVAKTLAHELHWLSD, via the coding sequence GTGGCGCCGGATACGGTGAGCCTGCGGTACTTCCTGGTGCTGGCGCAGGAGTTGAACTTCACCCGCGCGGCCGCACGGATCGGTATCGCACAGCCCGCACTCAGCGCCCGGATGCGCCGATTGGAGGCGGAACTCGGTACCGCCCTGCTGGTTCGCAACACGCGTAGCGTCGTGTTGACCACGGCCGGTGCGGCTTTGGCGGAGTCCGCGCCGCCCGCGCTGGCGGCGCTGGACCGGGCATGGGACACCGCCCGGAGCGCGGCGGCCGGTGAACTGGGCACGCTGCGCATCGGATACAGCCTCAGCGCCGGGGCCGAGACGGCACCGGCCCTGGTGGACAGGCTGATTCGCGGCAACAGCGGACTCGAGGTCGGCGCGGTCCCGATGGCGACACCGGAGATCTCCCCCGCGGGCGCCGACGGCCGCATCGATGCCGGAATCACCCGCGGTGAACAGCCGGGCCGTGGCGTGCGCCGGTACCTGCTGCGGCGGGCGCGCATCGGGGTCCAGCTGGCGCAGCACCATCCGCTGGCCGAACACCCGGAGATCGAGATCGCCGACGCGGCCGCGTATCCGCTGCGACTCCCGGACCGTGCGGCCAACCCCGTGATCCACGATCAGCTGTCCGCACTCTTCCGAGACACCCGGCCACACCCCCGATTCCACACGCCCGCAGTCTCTTTCGACATGTCTCAGCGCGACCTGCGCGACGGGGTCACTCTCGCCCCGGCCGGAGAAGCCGCGGTCACGGTGTCACCGGCCGGTCTCACCTGGCGACCGCTGCGGGGCGCGCCCAGCCTGACGCTCCACCTGGTTCTCCCACGCGAGCAGTCGCCACTACACCGCCGCATCCGTGCCGTCGCCAAAACCCTGGCGCACGAGCTGCACTGGCTGTCGGACTGA
- a CDS encoding DUF1330 domain-containing protein, translated as MRFSRPQYRSPGSIDLGVNSKSDVSGRTQEASMAKGYWVSVYPAISDPERLTAYDKLAGPAVQAGGGRVLSLLPSRGGRVVAHEAGITQRVVLIEFDSFEQAVAAYESEAYQKALVALPDGFERDFRIIEGID; from the coding sequence ATGCGATTCAGCCGGCCGCAGTACCGGTCGCCGGGATCGATCGATCTGGGTGTCAATTCGAAGTCGGACGTGTCCGGCCGAACACAGGAGGCTTCCATGGCTAAGGGTTACTGGGTCAGTGTCTACCCCGCCATTTCCGACCCTGAGAGGCTGACTGCCTACGACAAGCTGGCCGGTCCGGCCGTCCAGGCTGGGGGCGGGCGGGTCCTGTCCCTCCTCCCGTCCCGTGGCGGTCGAGTCGTCGCCCACGAGGCCGGAATCACGCAACGCGTCGTTCTGATCGAGTTCGACAGCTTTGAACAGGCCGTCGCGGCATACGAGAGCGAGGCATACCAGAAGGCGCTGGTCGCCCTCCCCGACGGCTTCGAGCGCGACTTCCGCATCATCGAAGGCATCGACTGA
- a CDS encoding SDR family NAD(P)-dependent oxidoreductase has translation MTSQPGTQRTWIITGASAGFGRAIAECALGRGDNVVLAVRRPGSVADLADAHRDQVLVAEFDVRDTGRAGDVVGSAVERFGRVDVLVNNAGRGVVGAAEEVGEEELRASLELHLLGPAALVRAVLPHFREQGSGTIVQMSSQGGRISFPGVGAYSAGKFALEGWSEALAGEVAPFGVRVMIVEPSRFRTSFNAPDVLGVADASAVYTGLLGAVRNDMASADGIQEGDPVRAAEIIVGLVAGDELPLRLPLGREAVERIARSYRQNLEELERWAPTARAADFPGAPASARPI, from the coding sequence ATGACATCTCAACCAGGGACTCAGCGGACATGGATCATCACCGGCGCGTCGGCGGGCTTCGGCCGTGCCATCGCCGAGTGCGCCCTCGGGCGGGGCGACAACGTGGTGCTGGCCGTGCGGCGGCCCGGGTCGGTGGCCGACCTCGCCGACGCCCACCGCGACCAGGTGCTGGTCGCCGAGTTCGACGTGCGTGACACCGGGCGCGCCGGGGACGTCGTAGGGTCGGCGGTCGAGCGGTTCGGTCGGGTGGACGTGCTGGTGAACAACGCCGGCCGCGGGGTCGTCGGCGCGGCCGAGGAGGTCGGCGAGGAGGAACTTCGCGCGTCTTTGGAACTTCACCTGCTGGGTCCGGCGGCGCTCGTGCGGGCCGTCCTGCCGCACTTTCGCGAGCAGGGGTCGGGCACGATCGTGCAGATGAGCAGCCAGGGCGGGCGCATCTCCTTCCCCGGTGTCGGCGCGTACTCGGCCGGCAAGTTCGCGCTGGAGGGCTGGTCGGAGGCGCTGGCCGGCGAGGTCGCGCCGTTCGGGGTCCGGGTGATGATCGTTGAGCCGAGCCGGTTCCGCACCTCGTTCAACGCGCCCGACGTGCTCGGGGTCGCCGACGCCAGCGCCGTCTACACCGGGCTGCTGGGGGCCGTCCGCAACGACATGGCCAGCGCCGACGGGATCCAGGAGGGCGATCCGGTACGGGCCGCGGAGATCATCGTGGGCCTGGTCGCCGGTGACGAGCTGCCGCTGCGCCTTCCGCTCGGGCGTGAGGCGGTCGAGCGCATCGCAAGGTCCTACCGGCAGAACCTGGAGGAGCTCGAACGCTGGGCCCCTACCGCGCGTGCCGCCGACTTCCCCGGCGCCCCCGCGTCCGCCCGGCCGATCTAG
- a CDS encoding LysR family transcriptional regulator has protein sequence MSDLEVRQLRYFVAVAEELHFGRAADRLGMAQPPLSRAIRDLERQLAVRLFERTTRQVNLTAAGEVLLRDARTALEAVTAATRRVRESGRTSPRLRIALKADIDGGLLPQILDAYNAGGASLAPELILGGFGEQPQALRDGRADVGLVLHPFDDRGLDSEPLLSEPVLVALAAADPLAARTALCLDDLAGRETLGGTPANLARPVEHRSRHDTLRPASNLSEIFSLVETGSIVFFAPASVAQRYPRPEIAYRPVTDIPDSTLAVAWPQDAHSPAVAAFVRAACAVAAAQDAQAEQPAPTATRDRRRA, from the coding sequence ATGAGTGATCTGGAGGTGCGGCAGCTGCGTTACTTCGTGGCGGTCGCGGAGGAACTGCACTTCGGGCGCGCCGCCGACCGGCTGGGCATGGCGCAGCCCCCGCTCTCGCGCGCGATCCGCGACCTGGAGCGGCAACTCGCGGTGCGGCTGTTCGAACGGACCACTCGGCAGGTGAACCTGACCGCAGCTGGAGAAGTTCTCCTGCGCGATGCCCGGACCGCCCTGGAAGCGGTCACAGCCGCCACTCGCCGGGTCCGGGAGTCAGGGCGCACCTCGCCGCGACTGCGGATCGCCTTGAAGGCCGACATCGACGGCGGCCTGCTGCCGCAGATCCTGGACGCCTACAACGCCGGCGGCGCCTCCTTGGCGCCGGAACTGATCCTCGGCGGGTTCGGTGAGCAGCCGCAGGCTCTGCGCGACGGCCGCGCCGATGTGGGACTCGTCCTGCATCCCTTCGACGACCGCGGCCTGGACAGTGAACCGCTCCTGTCCGAACCGGTCCTGGTCGCCCTCGCGGCCGCCGACCCGCTGGCCGCTCGGACCGCCCTCTGCCTGGACGACCTGGCGGGCCGCGAAACTCTGGGAGGGACACCGGCCAACCTCGCGCGGCCCGTCGAACACCGCTCTCGCCACGACACGCTGCGGCCGGCCTCGAATCTGTCGGAGATCTTCAGTCTCGTCGAGACCGGCAGCATCGTCTTCTTCGCCCCCGCCTCGGTGGCCCAGCGTTACCCCCGCCCCGAAATCGCCTACCGCCCGGTCACCGACATTCCCGACTCCACCCTGGCTGTCGCCTGGCCGCAGGACGCCCACTCCCCAGCCGTAGCTGCCTTCGTGCGCGCAGCCTGCGCGGTCGCAGCTGCCCAGGACGCCCAGGCAGAGCAGCCCGCGCCGACCGCAACACGCGACCGGCGTCGCGCGTGA
- a CDS encoding MerR family transcriptional regulator, giving the protein MATYDLMSRALAALDEVDGPVSVEVIHRLVDVSAATDPMTITEVADLLDLSPHTLRYYERIGLVEVARDASGHRSYDAQAVRRLVFLTRMRLSGMAMRDLQHYMRLADEGEGTVPERLDLLLEHRDTIRRQLKELTLSLAATEYKIATYGGHTGPSSAGKA; this is encoded by the coding sequence ATGGCCACCTACGATCTGATGTCGAGGGCGCTCGCCGCCCTCGACGAGGTCGACGGCCCGGTGTCGGTCGAGGTGATCCACCGCCTCGTTGACGTCAGCGCCGCCACCGACCCCATGACCATCACCGAGGTCGCCGACCTGCTCGACCTGTCGCCGCACACGCTGCGCTACTACGAGCGGATCGGGCTGGTCGAGGTGGCCCGCGACGCCAGCGGCCACCGCAGCTACGACGCGCAGGCGGTACGGCGACTGGTGTTCCTGACTCGTATGCGCCTGTCCGGGATGGCCATGCGCGACCTTCAGCACTACATGAGGCTGGCCGACGAGGGCGAGGGCACCGTCCCCGAGCGCCTTGACCTACTGCTCGAACACCGCGACACGATCCGCCGGCAGCTCAAGGAGCTGACCCTGTCGCTGGCGGCGACCGAATACAAGATCGCCACCTACGGCGGCCACACCGGCCCGTCGTCAGCGGGGAAGGCCTGA